In the Peptostreptococcaceae bacterium genome, one interval contains:
- a CDS encoding PilN domain-containing protein codes for MNKFNFSHKMPSNHDYFKKEINLLPEDYNNRKKKNIKFFSYIAICVIFIGAMVGYNYYLQKTIDNKISQKALIESKIAELTETENEQELILLLNSKIEVKSKAIMTFELISPKIIPILNTLENNLPAGLSFSSFDKTEEQMTIDGIADSQKTVAEFLHNLKAENLFESVVVESIYGQVEENGSNSYFYFTMQCKFKNEGGEDNDSL; via the coding sequence ATGAATAAATTCAATTTTTCCCATAAGATGCCATCAAATCACGATTACTTTAAAAAAGAAATCAACCTTCTTCCCGAGGATTACAACAATCGTAAGAAGAAAAACATAAAATTTTTTTCATACATCGCCATCTGCGTTATTTTCATAGGCGCAATGGTCGGCTATAATTACTATTTGCAAAAAACTATAGACAATAAAATAAGCCAAAAGGCCTTAATAGAAAGCAAAATTGCCGAGCTTACGGAAACTGAGAACGAACAAGAATTGATTCTGCTTCTCAATTCAAAAATCGAGGTAAAATCCAAGGCAATAATGACTTTTGAACTGATTTCACCCAAAATCATACCCATACTTAATACATTGGAGAATAATTTGCCGGCAGGACTCAGTTTTTCAAGCTTCGATAAAACAGAGGAACAAATGACAATAGATGGAATAGCGGACTCCCAAAAAACCGTAGCTGAATTTTTGCACAATCTGAAAGCTGAAAACCTGTTCGAATCCGTAGTGGTGGAGTCAATTTACGGTCAAGTGGAAGAGAATGGCTCTAATAGTTATTTCTATTTTACAATGCAATGCAAATTTAAAAATGAGGGAGGCGAAGACAATGACTCTCTCTAA